The Salinibaculum sp. SYNS191 genome has a window encoding:
- a CDS encoding twin-arginine translocation signal domain-containing protein gives MLSRREFLTTIATGGAVAGAGTVTASQLDPYETQPDFVTISYDEDFLSEYQPRLVTRTLDVKPSKMYAWRVDSTERSTTMACYWTYYVTQQGLSGADSHLYDREPVYVEVDETGAIESVHVDGYHYLLKSYPSAVPTTGETHPTLKAVNPYHFYVATTEVGETVDLADMHDRYGPWIRNGWNVHEPAVLNPWKVKSRKHWWPDGTFGYSRRAFYWDTLLGISQSTGIDVRGAQESDLT, from the coding sequence ATGCTCTCACGCCGCGAGTTCCTGACGACCATCGCCACCGGCGGGGCCGTCGCCGGCGCTGGAACAGTCACGGCCAGCCAACTCGATCCCTACGAGACCCAGCCGGACTTCGTGACGATCTCCTACGACGAGGACTTCCTCTCAGAGTACCAGCCGCGGCTGGTCACGCGAACGCTGGATGTCAAGCCCTCGAAGATGTACGCCTGGCGCGTCGACTCGACGGAGAGGAGTACCACGATGGCCTGCTACTGGACGTACTACGTTACTCAGCAAGGACTCTCTGGCGCAGACTCACACCTGTACGACCGGGAGCCCGTCTACGTCGAGGTCGACGAGACGGGAGCGATCGAATCCGTACACGTCGACGGCTACCACTACCTGCTCAAGTCATATCCGAGCGCAGTACCGACGACTGGCGAGACGCACCCCACACTCAAAGCGGTCAACCCGTATCACTTCTACGTCGCGACGACAGAGGTGGGCGAGACGGTCGACCTCGCGGACATGCACGACCGCTACGGCCCGTGGATCCGCAACGGCTGGAATGTCCACGAACCGGCCGTGCTCAACCCTTGGAAAGTCAAGTCGCGGAAGCACTGGTGGCCTGACGGCACGTTCGGGTACTCTCGACGGGCCTTCTACTGGGACACGCTGCTGGGGATCTCACAGTCGACCGGCATCGACGTGCGCGGCGCACAGGAGAGTGACCTGACATGA
- a CDS encoding S8 family peptidase: protein MNSRAIALAALMLVSTVTVPVTAADGSSDIVEYGTDGQPSFLVTYDDGEFASLQAWAESAPGYSIVENATADNTAVVSGPRYEVVAPTLLQNPLVALGGGTIAPMPLQSRSYVQSVDPNYRHALPEPVGALASESDYEAPRSDWLVDGGFNTDGIAFDGDANQSTIGAVATDLNADQVAADGSGVRVAVLDTGANVVNGTDDPLYGQRIVGARNFVTDQPAVASNDYANVSDGNGHGSWVLSSMAANATNNTYDGIALGADYLVGKTLADDGSGSTADIVDGIYWAEAQDADLLSMSLGSAVYDESLADALRHFVAGNGTAAFIAVGNSRMTRPAQIASPSDVPEPGIVSVAATNATNASQAGPAYFSQTGSDNGYSDLSSGTTRGAGPDIAGPGMRVTVPVFSADGYRRNETLSGTSMSTPIVAAVGTLSLDARPDLENDTDAFVSAVTNTTRPIPLAGTTEVGAGMVDAAKLVADNTSGTSQTDARTEPAQRRDQANRSLGLDWRFQALRRIQVGI, encoded by the coding sequence ATGAACAGTCGCGCAATCGCCCTCGCCGCGCTCATGCTCGTCTCGACAGTCACCGTCCCGGTGACCGCGGCCGACGGCAGCAGCGACATCGTCGAATACGGCACCGACGGGCAACCCTCGTTCCTCGTGACCTACGACGACGGCGAGTTCGCGAGTCTGCAGGCCTGGGCTGAATCGGCACCCGGCTACAGCATTGTGGAGAACGCGACTGCTGACAACACGGCAGTCGTCTCCGGGCCGCGCTACGAGGTCGTCGCACCGACACTCCTGCAGAACCCACTGGTCGCCCTCGGCGGCGGAACGATCGCCCCGATGCCACTCCAATCGCGCTCGTACGTCCAGTCGGTCGACCCGAACTACCGGCATGCACTCCCAGAGCCAGTCGGCGCGCTCGCCAGCGAGAGTGATTACGAAGCCCCGCGGTCGGACTGGCTGGTCGACGGTGGCTTCAACACCGACGGCATCGCGTTCGACGGCGACGCGAATCAGTCGACCATCGGCGCAGTCGCGACCGACCTCAACGCCGACCAGGTTGCAGCCGACGGCAGCGGCGTCCGCGTCGCCGTCCTCGACACGGGGGCGAACGTCGTCAACGGCACCGACGACCCGCTGTACGGCCAACGCATCGTCGGTGCTCGCAACTTCGTCACCGACCAGCCCGCCGTCGCGAGCAACGACTACGCGAACGTGTCTGACGGCAACGGACACGGTAGCTGGGTCCTTTCCTCGATGGCCGCAAACGCCACGAACAACACGTACGACGGCATCGCTCTCGGCGCGGACTATCTCGTCGGCAAGACGCTCGCCGACGACGGCAGCGGGTCGACCGCGGATATCGTCGACGGCATCTACTGGGCTGAGGCACAGGACGCGGACCTCCTCTCGATGTCGCTCGGGAGTGCCGTCTACGACGAGTCGCTGGCCGATGCCTTGCGACACTTCGTCGCCGGCAACGGCACCGCGGCGTTCATCGCGGTCGGGAACTCCCGCATGACGCGGCCAGCCCAGATTGCCTCGCCGTCGGACGTCCCCGAACCAGGCATCGTCTCCGTCGCGGCGACCAACGCGACCAATGCCTCACAGGCTGGGCCGGCGTACTTCTCACAGACTGGCTCGGACAACGGTTATTCGGACCTCTCGTCCGGGACCACTCGCGGCGCTGGCCCTGATATCGCCGGGCCAGGGATGCGCGTCACGGTGCCGGTCTTCAGCGCGGACGGCTACCGGCGCAACGAGACACTGTCGGGCACGTCGATGAGCACGCCCATCGTCGCGGCGGTCGGAACACTCAGCCTCGATGCCCGGCCAGATCTGGAGAACGACACCGACGCGTTCGTGTCGGCGGTTACGAACACGACGCGGCCGATCCCACTGGCCGGGACGACGGAGGTCGGCGCGGGAATGGTCGACGCCGCGAAGCTCGTCGCCGACAACACGTCGGGAACCAGCCAGACCGATGCTCGGACAGAGCCTGCACAACGGAGAGACCAGGCCAACCGCTCGCTGGGGCTCGACTGGCGCTTCCAGGCACTGCGCCGTATCCAGGTAGGGATCTAA